A window of Pantoea agglomerans contains these coding sequences:
- the carB gene encoding carbamoyl-phosphate synthase large subunit, which translates to MPKRTDIKSILILGAGPIVIGQACEFDYSGAQACKALREEGYRVILVNSNPATIMTDPEMADATYIEPIHWEVVRKIIEKERPDAVLPTMGGQTALNCALELERQGVLEEFGVTMIGATADAIDKAEDRRRFDVAMKSIGLDTARSGIAHTMEEALAVAEDVGFPCIIRPSFTMGGTGGGIAYNREEFEEICERGLDLSPTNELLIDESLIGWKEYEMEVVRDKNDNCIIVCSIENFDAMGIHTGDSITVAPAQTLTDKEYQIMRNASLAVLREIGVETGGSNVQFSVNPKDGRLIVIEMNPRVSRSSALASKATGFPIAKVAAKLAVGFTLDELMNDITGGLTPASFEPSIDYVVTKIPRFNFEKFAGANDRLTTQMKSVGEVMAIGRTFQESMQKALRGLEVGATGFDPKVHLDDADALTRIRRELKDAGAERIWYIADAFRAGMSVDGVFNLTNIDRWFLVQIEELVRLEEQVAREGVNSLSQPFLRALKRKGFADARLAMLAGVSEGEIRKLRQQYNLHPVYKRVDTCAAEFATDTAYMYSTYEEECEANPNQDRDKIMVLGGGPNRIGQGIEFDYCCVHAALALREDGFETIMVNCNPETVSTDYDTSDRLYFEPVTLEDVLEIVRIEKPKGVIVQYGGQTPLKLARALEAAGVPVIGTSPDAIDRAEDRERFQQAVDRLNLKQPANATVTTLEQAVEKAASLGYPLVVRPSYVLGGRAMEIVYDEIDLKRYFQTAVSVSNDAPVLLDRFLDDAVEVDVDAICDGERVLIGGIMEHIEQAGVHSGDSACSLPAYTLSQEIQNVMRQQVERLAFELNVRGLMNVQFAVKDNEVYLIEVNPRAARTVPFVSKATGVPLAKVAARVMAGKTLAEQGVTKEVIPPYYSVKEVVLPFNKFQGVDPILGPEMRSTGEVMGVGRTFAEAFSKAMLGAQSNMKKSGRALLSVREGDKKRIVDLAAKLLKFGFELDATHGTAVVLGEAGINPRLVNKVHEGRPHIQDRLKNGEYTYIVNTTAGRQAIEDSRVIRRSALQYKVHYDTTLNGGFATAMSLNADPTEQVISVQEMHALING; encoded by the coding sequence ATGCCGAAACGTACAGATATAAAATCCATCCTGATCCTTGGCGCAGGCCCGATTGTTATCGGCCAGGCCTGTGAGTTTGACTACTCTGGCGCGCAGGCCTGTAAGGCGCTGCGCGAAGAGGGCTACCGCGTCATTCTGGTGAACTCCAACCCGGCGACCATTATGACCGACCCGGAGATGGCCGATGCGACCTATATCGAGCCGATTCACTGGGAAGTGGTGCGCAAAATTATCGAAAAAGAGCGCCCGGACGCGGTGCTGCCGACCATGGGCGGCCAGACGGCGCTGAACTGCGCGCTGGAGCTGGAGCGTCAGGGGGTGCTGGAAGAGTTCGGCGTCACCATGATTGGCGCCACGGCTGATGCCATTGATAAGGCAGAAGATCGTCGTCGTTTTGACGTGGCGATGAAAAGCATCGGGCTGGATACCGCACGTTCAGGCATCGCCCATACCATGGAAGAAGCGCTGGCGGTGGCTGAAGATGTCGGCTTTCCCTGCATCATTCGTCCCTCATTCACCATGGGCGGCACCGGCGGCGGCATCGCCTACAACCGCGAAGAGTTTGAAGAGATTTGCGAGCGCGGTCTGGACCTCTCGCCGACCAACGAGCTGCTGATCGATGAGTCGCTGATTGGCTGGAAAGAGTATGAGATGGAGGTGGTGCGCGACAAGAACGACAACTGCATCATCGTCTGCTCCATTGAAAACTTCGACGCGATGGGCATTCACACCGGCGACTCCATTACCGTGGCGCCGGCGCAGACCCTGACCGACAAAGAGTATCAAATCATGCGTAACGCCTCACTGGCGGTACTGCGTGAAATCGGCGTGGAAACCGGCGGCTCTAACGTGCAGTTCTCGGTTAACCCGAAGGATGGCCGCCTGATTGTTATCGAAATGAACCCGCGCGTCTCGCGCTCCTCGGCGCTCGCCTCTAAGGCGACCGGCTTCCCGATCGCCAAGGTGGCGGCCAAGCTGGCGGTCGGCTTCACGCTGGACGAGCTGATGAACGATATTACCGGTGGTTTGACGCCGGCGTCGTTTGAGCCCTCTATCGACTACGTTGTCACCAAGATCCCGCGCTTCAACTTCGAGAAATTCGCCGGCGCAAACGACCGTCTGACCACGCAGATGAAGTCCGTAGGCGAAGTGATGGCAATTGGCCGTACCTTCCAGGAGTCGATGCAGAAAGCGCTGCGCGGCCTGGAAGTTGGCGCAACCGGCTTCGATCCGAAGGTCCACCTGGATGATGCCGATGCGCTGACCCGCATTCGCCGCGAGCTGAAAGACGCGGGCGCCGAGCGTATCTGGTATATCGCCGATGCGTTCCGCGCCGGTATGTCGGTGGATGGCGTCTTTAACCTGACCAATATTGACCGCTGGTTCCTGGTGCAGATTGAGGAGCTGGTTCGTCTGGAAGAGCAGGTGGCGCGCGAAGGGGTGAACAGCCTGAGCCAGCCGTTCCTGCGTGCGCTGAAGCGTAAAGGCTTCGCCGATGCGCGTCTGGCGATGCTGGCGGGCGTCTCGGAAGGGGAGATCCGCAAGCTGCGTCAGCAGTACAACCTGCATCCGGTCTATAAGCGCGTCGATACCTGTGCCGCCGAGTTCGCCACCGATACCGCCTACATGTACTCCACCTATGAAGAGGAGTGCGAAGCGAACCCGAATCAGGATCGCGATAAGATTATGGTGCTGGGCGGCGGGCCAAACCGCATCGGGCAGGGCATTGAGTTCGACTACTGCTGCGTACACGCCGCGCTGGCGCTGCGCGAAGATGGTTTCGAAACCATTATGGTCAACTGCAACCCGGAAACCGTTTCTACCGACTACGATACCTCCGACCGTCTCTACTTCGAACCGGTTACGCTGGAAGACGTGCTGGAAATTGTGCGTATCGAGAAGCCGAAAGGCGTGATCGTGCAGTACGGCGGCCAGACGCCGCTGAAGCTGGCGCGCGCGCTGGAAGCTGCTGGCGTGCCGGTTATCGGCACCAGCCCGGACGCGATCGACCGCGCCGAAGATCGCGAGCGCTTCCAGCAGGCGGTCGATCGCCTCAACCTGAAGCAGCCGGCCAACGCCACGGTTACGACGCTAGAGCAGGCGGTCGAGAAAGCAGCCAGCCTCGGCTATCCGCTGGTGGTGCGTCCTTCTTACGTGCTGGGCGGCCGCGCGATGGAGATCGTCTACGACGAGATCGACCTCAAGCGCTACTTCCAGACCGCCGTCTCCGTCTCCAACGACGCGCCGGTGCTGCTGGACCGCTTCCTGGATGACGCGGTAGAGGTTGACGTAGACGCGATCTGCGACGGTGAACGCGTGCTGATTGGCGGCATCATGGAGCATATCGAGCAGGCTGGCGTACACTCAGGCGACTCCGCCTGTTCGCTGCCCGCCTATACGCTCAGCCAGGAGATCCAGAACGTGATGCGCCAGCAGGTTGAGCGCCTGGCGTTTGAGCTCAACGTGCGCGGCCTGATGAACGTGCAGTTCGCGGTGAAGGATAACGAGGTTTACCTGATTGAGGTCAACCCGCGCGCGGCGCGTACCGTGCCGTTTGTCTCTAAAGCCACCGGCGTGCCGCTGGCGAAAGTGGCGGCGCGCGTAATGGCAGGCAAAACTCTGGCCGAGCAGGGCGTCACAAAGGAAGTGATCCCGCCATACTACTCGGTAAAAGAGGTGGTGCTGCCGTTCAACAAATTCCAGGGCGTGGATCCGATTCTCGGCCCGGAAATGCGCTCCACCGGTGAAGTGATGGGCGTTGGCCGTACCTTCGCCGAAGCCTTCTCAAAAGCGATGCTGGGCGCTCAGAGCAATATGAAGAAGAGCGGCCGCGCGCTGCTGTCGGTACGCGAAGGCGATAAGAAACGCATCGTCGATCTGGCGGCCAAGCTGCTTAAGTTCGGCTTTGAGCTGGACGCCACCCACGGCACCGCCGTGGTGCTGGGCGAAGCGGGCATCAATCCGCGTCTGGTGAATAAGGTGCATGAAGGTCGTCCGCATATTCAGGACCGCCTGAAGAACGGCGAATATACCTATATCGTCAACACCACCGCTGGTCGTCAGGCGATTGAGGATTCGCGCGTTATTCGTCGCAGCGCGCTGCAGTATAAAGTGCACTACGACACCACGCTGAACGGTGGTTTCGCGACGGCCATGTCGCTGAATGCGGATCCAACGGAACAGGTGATTTCCGTACAGGAAATGCACGCGCTGATTAACGGTTAA
- the carA gene encoding glutamine-hydrolyzing carbamoyl-phosphate synthase small subunit translates to MIKSALLVLEDGTQFHGRAIGATGSAVGEVVFNTSMTGYQEILTDPSYSRQIVTLTYPHIGNVGVNAADAESTQIHAQGLVIRDLPLIVSNFRSEESLSAYLQRNNVVGIADIDTRKLTRLLREKGAQNGCIIAGDNPDAALALQKAQAFPGLKGMDLAREVTTAETYSWQQGSWTLNEGLPQAKSAEALPYHVVAYDYGVKFNIFRMLVDRGCRLTVVPAQTPAEEVLKLNPDGIFLSNGPGDPEPCDYAISAIKAFLETEIPVFGICLGHQLLALASGAKTVKMKLGHHGGNHPVQDLDNNRVMITAQNHGFAVDDASLPANLRVTHISLFDKTVQGIHRTDKPAFSFQGHPEASPGPHDAAPLFDHFIELIEAYRSKAK, encoded by the coding sequence TTGATTAAGTCAGCGCTCTTGGTTCTGGAAGACGGAACCCAATTCCACGGTCGGGCCATAGGGGCAACGGGATCGGCAGTGGGGGAGGTCGTTTTCAATACGTCAATGACCGGTTATCAAGAAATACTCACTGATCCCTCCTATTCCCGCCAGATCGTCACCCTCACTTATCCCCATATCGGCAATGTCGGCGTTAACGCCGCTGATGCAGAATCCACCCAAATTCACGCTCAGGGCCTGGTTATCCGCGACCTGCCGCTGATTGTCAGCAACTTCCGCAGCGAAGAGAGCCTGTCAGCCTACCTGCAGCGCAATAACGTCGTGGGCATCGCCGATATCGATACCCGCAAGCTGACGCGTCTGCTGCGTGAAAAAGGTGCGCAAAACGGCTGCATCATCGCCGGCGACAACCCGGATGCGGCGCTGGCGCTGCAGAAAGCCCAGGCGTTCCCGGGGCTGAAAGGAATGGATCTGGCGAGAGAAGTCACAACGGCGGAGACCTATAGCTGGCAGCAGGGTTCCTGGACGCTGAACGAGGGCCTGCCGCAGGCGAAGAGCGCGGAAGCGCTGCCGTATCACGTTGTGGCCTACGATTATGGCGTGAAATTCAATATCTTCCGCATGCTGGTGGATCGCGGCTGCCGCCTGACGGTGGTGCCGGCACAGACGCCTGCGGAAGAGGTGCTGAAGCTCAATCCAGACGGGATTTTCCTCTCTAACGGACCGGGCGACCCGGAGCCGTGCGATTACGCCATCAGCGCGATTAAAGCCTTTCTCGAAACCGAGATCCCGGTATTCGGCATCTGCCTCGGCCACCAGCTGCTGGCGCTGGCGAGCGGCGCGAAAACCGTGAAAATGAAGCTTGGCCACCACGGCGGCAACCACCCGGTGCAGGATCTCGACAACAACCGCGTAATGATCACCGCGCAAAACCACGGCTTTGCCGTTGATGACGCCAGCCTGCCGGCGAACCTGCGCGTAACGCACATTTCGCTGTTCGACAAAACGGTGCAGGGCATTCATCGCACCGATAAACCGGCGTTCAGCTTCCAGGGACATCCGGAAGCGAGCCCGGGCCCGCACGACGCCGCGCCGCTGTTCGATCACTTTATCGAGCTGATCGAAGCCTACCGTTCGAAAGCTAAGTAA
- the dapB gene encoding 4-hydroxy-tetrahydrodipicolinate reductase produces the protein MSNYRIAIVGASGRMGRNLIQATQQAEGVELGAALVRPGSSLIGSDAGELAGLGKNGVIITDDLRSVMDDFDVLVDFTRPEGTLHYLALCHEYNKAMVIGTTGFDDAGKAAIQAAAADIGIVFAANFSVGVNLVLKLLEKAAKVMGDYADIEIVEAHHRHKVDAPSGTALAMGEAIADAMNWDLKDRAVYAREGYTGERKPQTIGFATLRAGDIVGEHTAMFADIGERVEITHKASSRMTFANGAVKAALWLKEAKSGLYDMRDVLDLSMP, from the coding sequence ATGAGTAATTACCGCATTGCCATCGTGGGCGCGTCAGGCCGTATGGGGCGCAATCTGATTCAGGCGACGCAGCAGGCGGAGGGCGTCGAGCTGGGCGCCGCGCTGGTGCGTCCAGGCTCCTCGCTAATCGGCAGCGACGCCGGTGAGCTGGCCGGGCTGGGAAAAAACGGCGTTATCATCACCGACGATCTGCGCAGCGTGATGGATGATTTCGACGTGCTGGTGGATTTCACCCGCCCTGAAGGCACGCTGCACTATCTGGCGCTGTGCCACGAGTACAACAAGGCGATGGTAATCGGCACGACCGGCTTCGACGACGCGGGCAAAGCGGCGATCCAGGCAGCCGCTGCCGACATCGGCATCGTATTCGCCGCCAACTTCAGCGTTGGGGTCAATCTGGTGCTGAAGCTGCTGGAGAAAGCAGCGAAGGTGATGGGCGACTATGCCGATATCGAAATCGTTGAGGCGCATCATCGTCACAAAGTCGATGCGCCTTCCGGCACGGCGCTGGCGATGGGCGAAGCGATTGCTGACGCCATGAACTGGGATTTGAAGGATCGCGCCGTCTACGCGCGCGAAGGCTATACCGGTGAGCGCAAGCCGCAGACCATCGGTTTTGCCACGCTGCGCGCCGGCGACATCGTCGGCGAGCATACCGCGATGTTTGCCGATATCGGCGAGCGCGTAGAGATAACCCACAAGGCTTCCAGCCGCATGACCTTCGCTAATGGCGCGGTTAAGGCGGCACTGTGGCTAAAAGAGGCGAAATCCGGGCTTTATGATATGCGAGACGTGCTGGATTTATCGATGCCGTAA
- the ispH gene encoding 4-hydroxy-3-methylbut-2-enyl diphosphate reductase, producing the protein MQILLANPRGFCAGVDRAISIVERALEMYGAPIYVRHEVVHNRYVVNSLRERGAIFIEEIAEVPDNAILIFSAHGVSQAVRAEAKARSLTMLFDATCPLVTKVHMEVARASRKGVEAILIGHAGHPEVEGTMGQYSNPNGGMYLVESPEDVFKLQVKDESNLCFMTQTTLSVDDTSDVIDALRARFPAIIGPRKDDICYATTNRQEAVRVLARDAEVVLVVGSKNSSNSNRLAELAQRAGKLAKLIDSADDIQEEWVKGIKCIGVTAGASAPDILVQQVIQRLRELGGEAAIELIGREENIVFEVPKELRVEVRNVQ; encoded by the coding sequence ATGCAAATCCTGCTGGCTAACCCGCGCGGCTTCTGCGCCGGCGTCGATCGCGCCATCAGCATTGTTGAGCGTGCGCTGGAAATGTACGGCGCGCCTATCTATGTGCGGCATGAGGTGGTGCATAACCGCTACGTGGTAAACAGCCTGCGCGAACGCGGCGCGATCTTTATCGAAGAGATTGCGGAAGTGCCGGATAACGCCATTCTGATTTTCTCGGCGCACGGCGTATCGCAGGCGGTGCGCGCCGAGGCGAAGGCGCGCAGCCTGACCATGCTGTTCGACGCCACCTGTCCGCTGGTGACCAAAGTCCATATGGAAGTGGCCCGCGCCAGCCGTAAAGGGGTGGAGGCGATCCTGATTGGCCATGCGGGTCATCCAGAAGTGGAAGGCACCATGGGGCAGTACAGCAACCCCAACGGCGGCATGTATCTGGTGGAGTCGCCGGAAGATGTGTTTAAGCTGCAGGTAAAGGATGAGAGCAATCTCTGCTTTATGACGCAGACCACGCTGTCGGTTGATGACACCTCAGACGTGATCGATGCGCTGCGCGCACGCTTCCCGGCGATTATCGGCCCGCGCAAAGATGATATCTGCTACGCCACCACCAACCGGCAGGAAGCGGTGCGCGTACTGGCGCGCGATGCGGAAGTGGTGCTGGTGGTTGGCTCGAAGAACTCCTCAAACTCCAATCGCCTGGCAGAGCTGGCGCAGCGCGCCGGCAAGCTGGCGAAGCTGATCGACTCTGCGGACGACATCCAGGAAGAGTGGGTGAAAGGCATCAAGTGCATCGGCGTAACCGCTGGCGCATCGGCGCCCGATATTCTGGTGCAGCAGGTGATCCAGCGCCTGCGCGAGCTGGGCGGCGAAGCGGCCATTGAGCTGATTGGACGCGAAGAGAACATCGTGTTTGAAGTGCCGAAAGAGCTGCGCGTCGAGGTGCGCAACGTGCAGTAA
- the fkpB gene encoding FKBP-type peptidyl-prolyl cis-trans isomerase has protein sequence MTVSVERDSAVLLHFTLKLEDGSVAESTAASGKPALFRLGDGSLSAALEQELLGLKAGDKHAFTLEPEAAFGAVSPDLIQYFSRRDFVNAGEPEIGAIMLFTGMGGSEMPGVIRDISGDSITVDFNHPLAGHQVHFDIDVLEIDPALEANDANPAG, from the coding sequence ATGACAGTCTCTGTAGAGCGCGACAGCGCGGTGCTGCTGCATTTCACGCTGAAGCTCGAGGATGGCTCCGTCGCAGAGTCGACGGCAGCGTCCGGCAAACCGGCGCTGTTCCGCCTGGGCGACGGCAGCCTTTCCGCCGCGCTGGAGCAGGAGCTGCTGGGGCTGAAGGCAGGCGACAAGCACGCCTTTACGCTGGAGCCGGAAGCGGCGTTCGGTGCCGTCAGCCCGGACCTGATCCAGTACTTCTCGCGCCGCGACTTTGTTAATGCGGGCGAGCCGGAAATCGGTGCCATTATGCTCTTTACCGGCATGGGCGGCAGCGAGATGCCCGGCGTGATCCGCGATATCTCCGGGGATTCTATTACCGTGGACTTTAACCATCCGCTGGCCGGTCATCAGGTTCACTTCGATATCGACGTGCTGGAAATCGATCCGGCGCTGGAGGCAAACGATGCAAATCCTGCTGGCTAA
- the lspA gene encoding signal peptidase II, whose product MRKPILSTGLRWVWLVLAVILVDFASKQWVMNNMMLHETQPLMPFLNLFYAHNYGAAFSFLADKGGWQRWFFAGIAIAIVVALLVMMYRSRASQKIVNIAYALIIGGAAGNLFDRAWHGFVVDFIDFYIGDWHFATFNIADCGICIGAALVVLEGFLSPAGKQAKQG is encoded by the coding sequence ATGCGTAAACCTATTCTCTCAACCGGCTTACGCTGGGTATGGCTGGTGCTGGCGGTGATCCTGGTCGATTTCGCCAGCAAACAGTGGGTGATGAACAACATGATGCTGCATGAAACGCAGCCGCTGATGCCGTTCCTCAACCTGTTCTACGCGCACAACTATGGCGCGGCGTTCAGCTTCCTGGCGGATAAAGGCGGCTGGCAGCGCTGGTTCTTCGCCGGCATCGCCATCGCTATCGTGGTGGCTCTGCTGGTGATGATGTACCGCAGCCGCGCCAGCCAGAAAATCGTTAATATCGCCTACGCGCTGATTATCGGCGGCGCGGCGGGCAACCTGTTCGATCGTGCCTGGCACGGATTTGTCGTCGACTTTATCGACTTCTATATCGGTGACTGGCACTTCGCCACCTTTAATATCGCTGACTGCGGCATCTGTATCGGTGCCGCGTTAGTGGTGCTGGAGGGCTTTCTCAGCCCCGCTGGCAAACAGGCAAAACAAGGGTAA
- the ileS gene encoding isoleucine--tRNA ligase — translation MSDYKSTLNLPETGFPMRGDLAKREPGMLQRWYDDNLYGIIREAKKGKKTFILHDGPPYANGSIHIGHSVNKILKDIIVKSKGMAGFDSPYVPGWDCHGLPIEHKVEQMIGKPGEKVTPAEFREACRKYAAEQVEGQKTDFIRLGVLGDWERPYLTMNFQTEANIIRALGKIIDNGHLHKGAKPVHWCLDCRSALAEAEVEYYDKTSPSIDVMFNAVESDAVRTKFGDAPVNGPISLVIWTTTPWTMPANRAISLHPEFDYQLVQIDGRALILAKELVESVLKRAGVEQWTVLGECKGAALERLTFQHPFLVNIQSPVVLGEHVTLEAGTGAVHTAPGHGPDDYVIGQKYGIEVANPVGPDGTYLPGTYPTLDGLNVFKANDVIVELLKEKGALLHVEKLLHSYPHCWRHKTPIIFRATPQWFISMDQKGLRAQSLKEIKGVQWIPDWGQARIESMVANRPDWCISRQRTWGVPMALFVHKETEQLHPDTLALMEKVAQRVEQDGIQAWWDLDPRDLMGDDADNYVKVPDTLDVWFDSGSTSYAVVDARPEFGGHAADMYLEGSDQHRGWFMSSLMISTAMKGKAPYRQVLTHGFTVDGQGRKMSKSIGNTVSPQDVMNKLGADILRLWVASTDYSGEMAVSDEILKRSADAYRRIRNTARFLLANLNGFNPETDMVAPEEMVVVDRWAVGRAQAAQADIIKSYENYDFHEVIQRLMQFCSVEMGSFYLDIIKDRQYTAKGDSLARRSCQSALWHIAEALVRWMAPIMSFTADEIWGYLPGKRAQYVFTEEWYDGLFGLSADEALNDAYWAELLKVRGEVNKAIEQARSDKRIGGALEATVTLYADAELAAKLQALGDELRFVLLTSGATVADYALASEEAQQSELVKGLKIALHKAEGEKCPRCWHYTTDVGQNPEHLAVCGRCYTNLAGNGEERKFA, via the coding sequence ATGAGTGACTATAAATCTACCCTGAATTTGCCCGAAACGGGGTTCCCGATGCGCGGCGATCTTGCCAAACGCGAGCCGGGAATGCTGCAACGCTGGTATGATGACAACCTGTACGGCATCATCCGCGAAGCCAAAAAAGGGAAAAAAACCTTTATCCTGCATGACGGCCCTCCCTATGCCAACGGCAGCATCCATATTGGTCACTCAGTTAACAAGATTCTGAAAGACATTATCGTTAAGTCGAAAGGCATGGCGGGCTTTGACTCGCCTTACGTGCCGGGCTGGGACTGTCACGGTCTGCCGATCGAGCATAAGGTCGAGCAGATGATCGGCAAGCCGGGCGAGAAGGTGACACCGGCGGAATTCCGCGAAGCGTGCCGCAAATATGCCGCGGAGCAGGTTGAAGGCCAGAAGACGGACTTTATCCGTCTCGGCGTGCTGGGCGACTGGGAACGTCCCTACCTGACGATGAACTTCCAGACCGAAGCTAACATCATCCGCGCGCTGGGCAAGATCATCGATAACGGCCATCTGCACAAGGGCGCGAAGCCGGTGCACTGGTGTCTGGACTGCCGTTCCGCGCTGGCGGAAGCGGAAGTCGAATACTATGACAAAACCTCGCCCTCTATCGACGTGATGTTTAACGCGGTAGAGAGCGACGCGGTGCGCACGAAGTTCGGCGACGCGCCGGTCAACGGCCCGATTTCGCTGGTGATCTGGACGACGACGCCCTGGACCATGCCGGCAAACCGCGCTATTTCACTGCATCCGGAATTCGACTATCAGCTGGTGCAGATTGACGGTCGCGCCCTGATCCTCGCGAAAGAGCTGGTGGAGAGCGTGCTGAAGCGCGCTGGCGTCGAGCAGTGGACCGTACTGGGCGAATGCAAAGGCGCGGCGCTGGAGCGTCTGACCTTCCAGCATCCTTTCCTGGTCAATATTCAGTCGCCGGTGGTGCTGGGCGAACACGTTACCCTCGAGGCCGGTACCGGTGCCGTGCATACCGCGCCGGGCCACGGTCCGGATGACTATGTCATCGGCCAGAAGTATGGCATCGAAGTGGCTAACCCGGTCGGCCCGGACGGCACCTATCTGCCGGGTACCTATCCGACCCTCGACGGCCTGAACGTCTTTAAAGCCAACGACGTTATCGTTGAGCTGCTGAAAGAGAAGGGCGCCCTGCTGCATGTGGAAAAACTGCTGCACAGCTATCCGCACTGCTGGCGTCATAAAACGCCGATCATCTTCCGCGCTACGCCGCAGTGGTTTATCAGCATGGATCAGAAAGGGCTGCGCGCGCAGTCGCTGAAAGAGATCAAAGGCGTGCAGTGGATCCCGGACTGGGGTCAGGCGCGCATCGAGTCGATGGTTGCCAACCGTCCAGACTGGTGTATCTCTCGTCAGCGCACCTGGGGCGTGCCGATGGCGCTGTTCGTGCATAAAGAGACCGAGCAGCTGCATCCCGACACGCTGGCGCTGATGGAAAAAGTGGCGCAGCGCGTGGAGCAGGACGGCATTCAGGCGTGGTGGGATCTCGATCCGCGCGATCTGATGGGCGACGACGCTGACAACTACGTCAAAGTACCCGATACGCTGGACGTCTGGTTCGACTCCGGCTCTACCAGCTATGCGGTCGTTGATGCCCGTCCGGAGTTCGGCGGCCACGCTGCTGATATGTATCTGGAAGGCTCCGATCAGCATCGCGGCTGGTTTATGTCCTCGCTGATGATCTCTACCGCGATGAAGGGCAAAGCGCCTTATCGCCAGGTGCTGACCCACGGCTTTACCGTGGATGGTCAGGGCCGCAAGATGTCCAAGTCGATCGGCAACACCGTTTCGCCGCAGGACGTTATGAACAAGCTGGGCGCGGATATTCTGCGTCTGTGGGTCGCCTCGACCGACTATTCGGGCGAAATGGCGGTCTCCGACGAGATCCTGAAACGCTCTGCCGACGCCTATCGTCGTATCCGCAACACCGCGCGCTTCCTGCTGGCTAACCTTAACGGCTTCAACCCTGAAACCGATATGGTGGCGCCGGAAGAGATGGTGGTGGTGGATCGCTGGGCGGTCGGCCGCGCGCAGGCGGCGCAGGCGGATATCATCAAATCGTATGAAAACTACGATTTCCACGAAGTGATTCAGCGTCTGATGCAGTTCTGCTCGGTGGAAATGGGCTCCTTCTATCTGGATATCATCAAGGATCGCCAGTACACCGCGAAGGGCGACAGCCTGGCGCGCCGCAGCTGTCAGAGCGCGCTGTGGCATATCGCCGAGGCGCTGGTGCGCTGGATGGCGCCGATCATGTCCTTTACCGCTGATGAAATCTGGGGCTATCTGCCGGGCAAACGCGCGCAGTATGTCTTTACCGAAGAGTGGTATGACGGCCTGTTCGGCCTGTCGGCGGATGAGGCACTGAACGATGCCTACTGGGCGGAGCTGCTGAAGGTGCGTGGCGAAGTCAACAAAGCTATCGAGCAGGCGCGCAGCGACAAGCGTATCGGCGGCGCGCTGGAAGCCACGGTAACGCTCTACGCCGATGCGGAGCTGGCGGCGAAGCTGCAGGCGCTGGGCGATGAGCTGCGCTTTGTGCTGCTTACCTCGGGCGCAACGGTGGCGGACTACGCGCTGGCAAGCGAAGAGGCGCAGCAGAGCGAGCTGGTAAAAGGTCTGAAAATCGCGCTGCATAAAGCGGAAGGCGAGAAATGTCCGCGCTGCTGGCACTACACTACCGACGTCGGCCAGAACCCGGAGCATCTTGCCGTGTGCGGACGCTGTTATACCAACCTGGCCGGCAACGGCGAAGAGCGTAAATTTGCCTGA